The genomic window GCCTTCCCGCAGCTGCTCTTCACCATCGCCCTCGTCTCCGTCCTGCCCAACGACCTGCTCGGGGTGTCGGGTTCGGGTGTGCGCATCGGTGCGCTGGTCGTCGTCATCGGCTTCTTCGGCTGGCCCTACGTCGGCCGGATCGTCCGCGGCCAGACCCTCTCGCTGCGTGAGCGGGAGTACGTCGAGGCCGCCCGCAGCCTGGGCGCCGGCCGCCTCTACATCCTGCGCCGGGAACTGCTGCCCAACCTGGTCGCCCCGATCACCGTCTACGCGACCCTCATGATCCCCACCAACATCCTCACCGAAGCGGCGCTCAGCTTCCTCGGTGCGGGTGTGAAGCCGCCCACGGCTTCCTGGGGGCAGATGCTGTCGAAGGCCGTCAACACCTATGAATCAGACCCTCTGTTCATGGTGATCCCCGGCCTGGCGATCTTCATCACCGTCCTCGCGTTCAACCTCTTCGGCGACGGCGTCCGCGATGCGCTCGACCCGAAGGGCGCCCGCTGATCCTCCGCGATGAGCCGTCAGGAAGAACCGAAAGACACGCCCCTGCCGCTGGCGACAGGAGGCCCATCCCAACGGCGGACCGCCGTAACGGCCGCCATGATTTCGGAGGTTGCGAGACCATGACACTGAACAGCCCCCAGAGGCGCAGAATCGCCGCAGGTGCCCTGCTCGCCTCGGCCACCATGCTCGTCACCACGGCGTGCGGCGGCGGCAGTGGCAGCGGCGAGGGCAAGAGCGGCGCGGCAGGCTTCAACGCCGCCGTGAACAAGGTCGCCAACCCCTCCGACAAGAAGGGCGGCGAGCTGAAGTTCATCGCCTCGCAGGAGGCCGACTCGTGGGACCCGCAGCGCGGCTACTACGGCTTCGTGTGGGACTTCGCCCGCTACTACACGCGCCAGCTGGTCACCTTCAAGGCCGCGCCCGGCGCCGAGTCCACCGAGCTGGTCCCGGACCTCGCTGCCGACACCGGCGAGATCTCCTCCGACGGCCTGACCTACACCTTCAAGCTGAAGGACGGGATCACCTGGGAGGACGGCAAGCCGATCACCTCCAAGGACATCAAGTACGGCATCGAGCGCATCTGGGCCCAGGACGTCATCTCCGGCGGCCCGATCTACCTCCAGCAGGTCCTCGACCCCAAGGGCGAGTACAAGGGC from Streptomyces formicae includes these protein-coding regions:
- a CDS encoding ABC transporter permease, coding for MTAPLHDTSAAGTSAAAVDVAPEGPAKAIEGRSPWQIAWTRLKRDRLALAGGAIVVLLILVAVFAPLIVSLLGHPPNEFHEDQIDPLFGTPIGSYGGISSDFLLGVEPVNGRDVFSRIVYGARISLLVAFLAALFAVFVGTVLGVIAGYFGGWVDAALSRVMDVMLAFPQLLFTIALVSVLPNDLLGVSGSGVRIGALVVVIGFFGWPYVGRIVRGQTLSLREREYVEAARSLGAGRLYILRRELLPNLVAPITVYATLMIPTNILTEAALSFLGAGVKPPTASWGQMLSKAVNTYESDPLFMVIPGLAIFITVLAFNLFGDGVRDALDPKGAR